The window GATTTTTAATTTGAAAAATAATTTAATTGGAGATGTTTTTGAACAGATTATTTTATTGTTTTCAAATGATACAGAGATCGAAACGACTGAACTTATGAAGATATTACAAACAGTTGAGATATCGTATGAAGAACATGAAAGTGAAATGAAGCAAATTTATTCTCTTCATGATGGAACAAATGTGTTAACTATCTCTTATGATCCACAAACTAAGTTCATTGACTTAGTGACTTATGATACTCAAGGGTTTCAAAAGAGTCTTTACTTTAGTGATGGACAACGTATTTTATCCATTAAAATGAGCCATCTAAGTCAAACTAAATTTGAAAATGAGATTTATGAAAACTTAGTGACATATTTAAGTGAGAAAATGATATTAGAGTAAGATAAGCTAAAAAGGTACTCTCTTTAACGGAGAATACCTTTTTTTATTTTTTTAATAATAAGTGTTAAAAGATAATTGGATATGAAGTAGATGAGTGCGCCAAGTATTCCACAAATAGCTATTTCAGTAAAGGCGTATAGACGATCACTTAATGCAAAAGACGCGAGTTTATATTTAATTAAAATAACACTGATACTCATGAGCAGACATGAAAGAAGAATGGGAATGGAGTTGATCATTAGGTTTTTTAGCTTGAAAGTTGAATGTTTTTTTATTTGCAGATAACTTAGATAAATCCAAGTGCCGTAGGCAATCATGGTGGAATAAATAAAGCCATTAATTCCAAAGAAGGGAACGAGTAGTTGATTAAAAATAAACTTAATTAAAATAGAAATGAATAGATAGATAATTCCTTTCTTTTGTAAGTTCATACCTTGTAAAATCGAGCAGACGATACTATAAAGAGCATAAAGAATTCCAAGCCAAGCACCGACTTGAAAAAGTTGTCCACCTAAAATGTTGAGCTCTTGAGTCGATGGATAAAGTAAAAGATACACTGAATGAGAAAGAAGACTTATTCCGATAACTGCAGGTAATGTAATAAATAATGTGAGACGAAGGGCAAGTTGAATCGTTTTTCCAACGGTTTGATGTTTATTTTGTTGATAATAATTAGTCAACTCAGGAACAAGGGGTTGTCCAAATGCAAGGGCGAATGAGACAGGAATCATAATCAACTTAGCTAATTCTGTCATGTACATTCCATAGTAAGATTTTTGAGTCGTAACCGCCATTCCAGATTTAGTGAGTAGTTGATGAAAGTGAAGTGTATCGACATTTTGATATAAAGATGTTGCTAAACCAAGAAAGGCAAATGGAACAGAACAGTAAATCACTTCACTAACGAGTGTATTTAATTTTCGTTTAGGATGTGGCACGCTTTGTAAGAGTAATTCATTATATTTAGGTAATTCTTTTTGCCAATAATACATCAGACAGGCAAATGAGGCCATCCCCGATAAAAAAGCAGCAAATACAGATAAAGAGACGGCTTCCTGATAGCTCCGATTTTTTATTTTAATAATCCAAAACGATCCTATTAAAATAATCATTACGCGTACAACTTGTTCTAAAAGTTGAGAAATAGAAGTGGGAATCATGTTGCGATTTCCTTGAAAAAATCCTCGAAAAATGGACATGACGGGAATAACGGTTAACGCAATACTACAAACCTGAATCATATGAACAATATCGGGTCCATCTTGAACTAAAGCTTTAATTTCATTGGGATCATTTAAAAGAGAAGTCGCATTAGTTAAAATGTAGTTCACGTAAATAGGGGCAAAGAAATACATCATTAAAAATCCGATAAACCCTAAAACAATCATAGCAAGGACACAGTATCGAAATGTTTTTCGTGCGGTGTCATATTCACCACTTGCTTGATATTTAGATACAAACTTAGCCATTCCAACGGGGATTCCAAGTGTAGATAAACTGATAAATAGACTGTATAAAGTGTAGGCATAACCATAAAGTGTTTGGCCTTGTTCCCCTACAAGAGCTTTAAATGGAATGGTATAAACGATTCCGAGAATTTTTGTTAAAAATAGACTGAGACTTAAAATCATGGCTCCTTTAATAAAGTTTTGACTCACCTGTTCATTCCCCCTTTAAACAATATCTAGTTTGTATTATGACGATCCTTATAAATCTTAAACAAATTATTCCAAAAAAGAGAAAACTATTTTAAAAGATTTAAAGTCATGCAAGAAGCAGTCTATTTTCATGATAAAGGATTTTTTAGGGTTTAAGATAGTTTTTTAAATGCGCTTAATCATATACTGTTATTACTAGGATTCATGACTAAGGAGATGAAGTTATGAAAAAGATTTTTATTTGTTTACTTTTAATTGTTGCTTTAGTGATTGCTTCGGCAAAGGAACAATCAAATTTACCTACTTTAACGGTGATTGCTAATCAAGTAGAAGAAGAGGCGACTCATTGTGGATATAGACTCATGCACAAAGATCATTTATTTCAAAAAACAGTTAGTATAGCTGATTGTATTGGGATTAATGAAGTAGTCAATCAAATAGAAGAAGTTAAAGTTTCACGGAATACAGCTGTTGAGTTATCTTTTGATGAGACGATGGATCAATTAGTCATTTTAGATTGGCAGCAAGACGTTAAGTTAAAAACATCAAATGTACTTATCGCTCCTGAAGAGTTAGGCACGTATGTTTATGTTGTGACCGCTTATTGGGGAGAAAATGAAGCAACTTATGTTATTAAACTGCTCGTTGAATAAATTTAGTTTTTAATAGAAAACAAAAAGATGTCATAGTATAATGATTAGTAATCGATAAGTAGGGGGGGAAGAGATGAACTGGATTAGGGTGCTGATTATTTTGTTATTTGTTGCAGGTGGTTTATGGATCTTTACTCCTGGAGCTCATCAACCAGTAGAAGTTACTCAAATGGAAATCGGATTTTTAAATGGTGAAGAATTTGAATGGTTATCTGTCATAACTGATGATACAGGTGAACCAAAAAAACAGATAAATGAAGTTCTTGAGATAGTGGAATCAGCTACGCTTTTATCTGGAATCAGTTGCTTTTCTGAATTACCAGATATTCAAATCATTATTTTTGATGTGAATAAGAGCCAATACTTAGTTGATGGATGTGTTTATTTAACAGAAACAGGTGGAATTTATGAGGATCGTGAAGGAAATGAACAAAAACAACTTTCAATGAGTGATATTGCATATTTACAAGGACTTCGTTAGAAAAGTTTGAACAATTTATAAATAAAAGGCAGCCTTAAATTAGGCTGCTTTTTACGATTTTTGATGATTGGTTATTAAAGAAAAGTCATTTTTTAAGGCCTGTAAAAATTTTTGTGATGCTTTGGATAAAACTTGATTTTTTTTCCATACAACACTGAGCTTAGATTCAAGTGGAGGAAATAATGGTTTAAAGCACAATTGACAATCGCCTGTCGTATTAACCAGTTTATCTAAACATAAAGCATAGCCCATTCCTTCTTCTACCATTAATGAAGCGTTGAAGATAAGATTATAGGTTGCTATAATATTGAGATTTTTGGAGCTTTCTGTTAACCAATTAGAAATAGCTTCATCAACAAGACTTTGTCGTGAAATGATTAAGGGAATATGTTTTAGATCTTTTGGTTTAATCGTTTGTTTAGAAGCGAGATTGCTATCTTTGCGCATTAAAAGACCCCAAGTGTCCGTCGTTGGAATTTGAAGATGTTCATATTTATATAAGTCCAGATAAGTTTTTCATATCGGAAAACTTTTAGCTGGACTATAGTCTGCCTCAGTATTAAAGTAATTGTTCAACTAAGACTGACATACAATGATGAAATACATTTCTGTTTTTATATAGTTAAGTCAGTTGGTTCAATTAAAATACCAAAATCAAGCAGACCTTTATCTAAGCGTTCAGTAACATCATCGGCATTTCCGCTAAAGATGTGATATTTAATATTTGGATATTTTCTTTGAAGATGTTGAGCTGTTTTAGCGATCAGTCTTATTGCATCTGTTTCACCACCACCAATATAAATATCTCCATTAATGATTGTATCGGAATGATTGAGTTCTTGTTCTGTTTTATCAACGAGAGTCATGATTTCTTCTGCTCGTTTACATAACAGCTTTCCTTCATCTGTTAATTGAACTTTACGATTTCCACGGATAAAAAGTTTAATACCTAATTCATTTTCAAGATCCATTAACTGTCTAGATAGCGTAGGTTGAGTTAGATGTAAAACATTTGCTGCCTTAGAAATATTTTCTTCTTTGGCAACTGTTAAAAAATATTTTAAAGTTCTAAGTTCCATCTGTTACGTCCTCCTATATTTTTCTATTCTATCAATAAACTATGCTTTTTAGGTATACTTTACTATTAATTATAAGTATTAGCTATATATGAGACTTTATATTACATTAATAAGTGAAGAAAACGATCATGAAAATGATTCAGAGGAGGAATAACGATGGGTTATCAGTTCTTTACCCCTACGCGAGTTTTATTTGGAGTCGGTACACTTGGACAACTTCATGAACAAACGATGCCGGGGAAAAAGGCATTACTAATTATTTCAAATGGAAAATCAGCAATTGAAAATGGATATTTAAGTAGAACGGAAGCTGAGCTTCAAAAAGCTGGTGTAGAGTGGGTGATCTTTAATCAAGTTGAAGCTAATCCACTAAAATCAACGGTGATGGCTGGAGCAAATGTCGCTAGAGAAAATGAATGTGATTTTATTGTTGCTCTTGGGGGTGGAAGCGTCATGGATGCTTCAAAAGCAATTGCAACAATGGCTACAAATTCAGGTGATGTTTGGGATTATATAAGTGGTGGAACAGGAAAAGGGCAACCGATTAAAGTGGATCCGTTACCGATTATTTGTATTACGACGACAGCGGGAACAGGATCAGAAGTTGATCAATGGGGCGTTATAACAAATGACAAAACGAATGAAAAGATTGGGTTCGGTGGCGACGATCGATTATTTCCTGTCTTAGCAATTGTGGATCCTGAGTTAATGTTATCTGTTCCACCGAAGTATACGGCTTATCAAGGATTTGATGCTTTGTTTCATTCAACAGAAGTTTATATTAGTAAGTTTGCCAATGAGATGAGTGATATGATCGCATTAAAAGCCATTGAAAATGTAGCGAAATATTTAGTAAGAGCCGTTAAAAATGGAAATGATCTAGAAGCACGTACAGGAATGGCGTTTGCAAATACACTATCTGGTCATGCAATGGTTGTCAGTGTCACAACGGCTGAACATTCATTAGAACATGCCATGAGTGCTTATCATCCCAACTTACCTCATGGTGCAGGTTTAATTATGATTTCAAAAGCTTTTTATGAGTTTTTTATTGAAAAACATGCCTGTGATGAACGTTTTATTCAAATGGCACAAGCTATGGGAATGAAAGATGCTAATAAACCAGAGGATTTTATTACAGCACTTGTTAACTTACAAAAACAGTGTGGTGTTGATCAACTTAAAATGAGTGATTATGGGATTACTCCTGATGAATTTGATACTTTAGCTACGAATGCAAGAGAAACAATGGGAGGCTTATTTGCTGCTAATCCATGTGAGATGACACATGAAGATTGTGTTTCTGTATTCGAAAAATCTTATTCTTAATTTCATGAGGAGGAAAGATGAGATGACACTAGATGAATTTTTAGTTCATGTTAATGAGAAAAAACCTTTAATTGGAGGTTCAGAGATTCATGAGTTTATGGTAAAGATGAGTCAAGAAGCAAGAAAGATTACAACAGAACTGAATACAAGTTATCATGAACCAGAGGAAATTTGTAATCTATTTTCAAAGCTCACTGGAAAGACTATTGATTCTTCATTTATGATGTTTCCACCGTTTTATACGGACTTTGGGAAGAATATTACAATTGGAAAATCTGTTTTTATCAATAGTAGCTGTCATTTTCAAGATCAAGGTGGAATTGTGATTGGGGATTATACTCAAATTGGACATAATGTGATACTGGCAACACTTAATCATGATTTAAGACCTGAACATCGTGGAACTACGATACCTGCGCCTATTGTGATTGGTGAAAATGTTTGGATTGGGGCTCATGCGACAGTGATTCCAGGCGTAACGATTGGAAATAATGCAGTTATTGCAGCGGGAGCAGTGGTTACAAAAGATGTTCCTGAAAATGCTGTAGTCGGGGGAAATCCAGCGCGAATCATTAAAATGATTGAAGCTAAATAAAAATAAGGTCCCATGATTGGGACCTTATTTTTATGATACGTTATAAGTTAATAACACATTGATCACATGTTTCACAGGTGAGAATGACAGTGTCATGAAGTTGAATCGTTGTTTCACCTTTAGGTGTGATATTAGTTCCATCTTGACGCTTAATTAAAATAATAAGTGATTGAGATGGAAGGTTTAAGTCTTTAAGTGTTTTTCCTAACCAAGGATGAGTCTGATGATCGACATAAATTTCAGTTAAGGTGAGATCAGGATTTTCTTCATAACTTGTGCCACTAATAACGACTTCATCACCCGGTAAGATTAAAGTATTACCATTTGGAATTAATGTTTGTTCATTTCGCCGAAGCATTAGAATTAAGGTATCATTCAAATGAAGATCATGAATTTTTTGATTCGCCCAACTATGGGAAGTTGTGATGAGGATTTTAATGAGTGGCAAATGTTCTTCCTCTTGATAGTCGGTAAAGGTTTTAAGGACGTTATCATTATCATCAATCATATTAAGCTTTCGAGCGACTGTTGGTAAAAGTGTTCCCTGTACAGCAACGGACATTAGACAGATGCAAAAGCTAATGTGAAAGATATCATAGGATGTCTCGTTCGTATTTAACACGACTAAAATCGCAAAAACGATGGATGCGGCTCCTCGTAAACCAGACCAAGATAAAAGAAGTTTTTGGGGAATGGTATATTTACACGATGGTAATAGAAAAAATATTGCAAGTGGACGAGCGATAAAGGTTAGCCAAATAAAAATTCCAAATGAAGGTAATAAAATAGAGGACATTTGTGACGGGAACGATAAAAGCCCAAGAATAAAGAAAATTAAAATTTGGGCAAGCCCCGTTAGTCCATCAAAAAAGTGAACAAGAGTAACCTTATTCGAAATGGAATGATTTCCGATGATAATTCCTGTTAAATAAGTTGCTAAATAACCATTTCCCCCCATCAGAGTTGGAAGAGCAAATGAGAGAATCGCAATCGCAAGAACAAAAATGGTTTCTAATCCATCGACCATAAAATTAATCTTTTTCAAAATTAGGCTTGTTCCTAATCCAATGACAATTCCAAATACTGTTCCGTAGCCAACCTGTGCTAGTAAAAGAAAAGGAATTTCACTGAGTTGAGCACTTTCATTCATTAAATCGATTAAAATAAGTGTTAACATGTAAGCGACTGGATCATTACTTCCACTTTCAAGCTCTAAAAGAGAAGCTGTTCCATTTTTTAGGTTAAGTTTTTTAGAACGTAAAATAGAAAAGACAGAGGCAGCATCAGTTGAACTAATCACGGATCCAATGAGTAAACTTTCTATCCAGTCAAGTTGTAAGACGAAGTGGCAAAACAGTCCGGTAATAACCGCAGTCAAGATTACCCCAAGTGTTGACAATAATAAAGCGGGTTTTAGAACAGGTTTTGCCATTTTCCAGTTAGTACCGAATCCCCCGTAAAAAATAATGAAAATCAATGTAATGGTACAGACCTGTTCAGTTAAATGATAATTATTAAAATAGACTTTAAAAACCCCATCTGATCCCATTAACATTCCAAGAAGAATAAAAAGTAGTAATGAAGGAACACCAAGCTTATGAGTGATCTTACTAAGTAAGATACAGATAATTAAAATAACAGCAAATATCAGTAACGTTAAAGTCATTAAAGACCTCCTTTCAAAATTAAAAATAAAAAAGAAATTAGTTTTCATGTCAAATTCATCATTACTCAAATAACTTTTGGTAAAAAAATGAACTTGACTTTAGGGGATTTCTTCTTTCATCTTAACATGAAATGACGATTAAGTTAATATAATATACTGAATTGGGGGGATAGAAATGAAAAAAGCAAAGATTATCTCAATAATCAACTACAAAGGAGGCGTTGGAAAGACGGTCAGTGCCTTTAATATTGCAGCGGGACTTAACTTTTTAAATCAAAATAAAGTACTACTCATTGATTTAGACCCACAATGTTCGTTGAGTCGAGCGTGCATGAGAGCTTATACGAATAGTTATCAGCGATCGGGAATCAGCAATTTAACAGAAGTAGAAACGATTAATCATGTATTTCGGACCAATTTGAATGAAGATATTATCGATTTTAATTATAAAATAGATTTAAATAAATTAATTAAGAAAGATTTTTATACAGGAAATCACTTGAAGTTAAAGGGATGCGACTTTATACCAGCGTCAATGTATATGGCAACAACAAAAGGATATATTCGAGGATTAGATGAGCTTGAAGGAGATATTCGTTGTAAGTATAGTTATGATTCACATGCTCAATTAAAGCAAACAACTATTTTATCTAGGTTTATTAAAGAGTATGAACTTGAAACGCAATACGATTTTATTATCTTTGACTGCCCACCTTCAAATAACATCATTACACAAAATGCTTTATTAGTTTCTGATTATTATTTAGTACCGGCAGTGATGGATGATATGGGAAGTCAAGGTGTTGATCATGTGACTAATATTATTGAAAATACGTTTATTAATAGTATTTTAAATGAATATGAAACAATGATTCAGTTATCACCTGACAGCTCCTATTTATCATTATTAAAAAAAGGGAGACCACAGTTACTAGGAATTTTTGAAACGTTGAAAAAGTCAGGATCAAATACAGATTCAGCAAGGGAAAAACTGAATAAAAAATATTCAAATAAATTATTTAATTCAATTATCTATAATCAGATTGATGTTTCACGTGCTATTGATATGGGAGAATGTTGTTTTACAAGTAGTAATAATAAGCTAAAGAATGCAACTAATGTCTCGTATGGAAGTCTTGTGTTTGAAATATTGGATCGCTTAGGTATTAAAAAATCACCTAATGCTAGAAATATAACAGATGTTTTATAAGGAGAATTGAAATGAAAAAAATAATTAATGCTCTTAAAACATATCAACAGATTCACAAGATGATTAGTGGTGATTTTTGTAAAGAAGTTGAACAGTTTATTCATTATTTAAAACCTTATGAAAAATTAAGTATTGAAGATTTTTTTCAACAATTATCTAAACAAGAAACTAATCCGAAAAAACCGAATAAAAAACCTAATATTAAAATATTAGGAAAATGTTATTATAATTATTTGTATTCTAATCATGAAATGACAGAGGAGTTAAAAGCTTTTTTAGAGATGAATCAAAAAGAACGATTTACTCAAGCTTTAACTACTCATCTAGAAGAGGCTTACAGTATCATCGAGCAGATTGATTTGAAGAAACTAAAGGTGGATCAATTAAAGTTTTTAGGATATGCGTTACTGGATGAGGAGTTAAGAGGAAAAAATAAAGTGGAGCAAAGAAAGTATTTATTACAAAACTTATGGAAAGTTATTGAAACTCAAAAAATGAATGAGATTTATGAAAGAGCCTTATAGAATCTAGGGGGATGTTAGGTGAAAATCTTGTTGAGTGTTTTAATCTGTTTATGTTTAGGAGGGTGTATGAATCCTCAAAATGTCGCAATTGATGAATATGATACAACTTTATTAGCAAGTGATTTTGGTGGAGATGAGGCATATAAGATAGGAGTGAGTATTGAGGGGAAACCTGTATTTATTGATCCAGATGCGGCTTTTGATCAAGTCACTCAGGATTACAAAGAGGGGTTTAAAGCGATTCAAGAGGAGTATTATTTATTTCCAATTACGAAGCTAAATTGGCGTTCTTATGGCTATTATGGTTGGCAGTTAAGTCATGAAGATGAGACGATTATTGATCAAGGTTATGAGATTTCACGTTTTTTTGAAATTTATAAAAATAGCTTTTAAAGGTAAACTCCTAGTCATAGGGTTTTTTAATTTTTAAAAGGTGATTGTTTCTCAAATTAATCAGATGATTCAATAAATGAATGTCACAAAAGAGATAGTTACTTTTTTTGTCGACTGACTTCTATTCTTTCATTTGCTTTCTATAATTAAATGAGAGAGTGAAAGGAGAATAGATATGGGAATAAAAGAAAAAATGGTCACCATGCCACTCATTAAACATCCGATGTTATATTTTTTTATGGTTATGGGATTTTTATCGATTTTAACAACACCAATTTTGTCATTTACTTCTCGACCTGATTTAGTTTTATTAGTCTATTTAGGATTATTTTTATTATTTTCGGTGACTGTTGGATTTGAAGAAATTGGTCCATTTTATAATAAATCATCGGGAATAATTAATTTAATTGGGATGACAGGAACGGTTTATATTACTTGTATTTTAGTGGAGAATCTAACAGGCTATTTTTTAGCAGCGAATGATCCTCAATTACTTGACCAATACTCATATGAGCTTTCATGGCAATATGTTTTAAATCATTTTTCTCGTTATTGCTTAGTTGGAATTGGAGAAGAGTTATTTAAGTTTTGTGTGTTTTTATTTGTTTATTGGTTTGGGGTAAAGATCAGTGGTAAAAAGCTCATTTCTTGTATCATTTCAGTTTTATTAACGAGTTTATTATTTGGGTTATTGCATGTGAATTATAATTATAGTCAGTGGTTAAATATTACCTTAATTATTGGAATGAGTTCTGTCGTTTATTTTTACTTTCTATTTAAGTATCAAACGATTCTTCCATTAATGATTGCTCATGGATTACAAGATTTTATTGTTTCTTTAGAGTTAACACAAGAGTTAGAAGGGATTCATTTTCAATTTTTAATGTTATTAATAGGAGTTTGGCTAATCAGCCGATTTGGATTTGGAATGAAAATTAAGATGCAAAGATGACGTTGTCATCTTTTTTTGTATGCTTTTTCGTATTTTTAGCTTTTAATTTAAGTTTGATTTAAGATAGGTCGTTTATGATAACTACCGAATCTAGGAAATTAATAGTTAATTGGCAAGGAGGATATGTAGATGTATTTATTGAAAAATGCATGGAAGAGTCTCACCCGTTCAGTGGGGAGAAATATTTTAATTGGTCTGATTGTTTTAGTTATTTCAGTTTCTTGTTGTATTGGACTTTCAATTCGTCAGGCTGCAGAGCAGGCAAGAGAACAGACGTTAGAGTCTTTGAGTGTGACGGCACAAATTACAGTGGATCGTCAATCGATGATGCAACAGTCAATGATGGGTGAAGGGGGATTTGATAAATCACAAATGATGAGTATTCCCAATTTAACGATTGAAGAAATGCAAACGTATGCCAAGGCATCAACGGTAAAATCTTTTTATTATACAGCTACCATTTCATTAAACGGAACAGATGAAGTTGAAGCTATTTCAAATTCCACTTCGACTGCGGATTCAAATATGATTCAAGGAGAAGGAATGCAAATGCCTCAAATGGAAAGTGGAAAAGGAGGCGGTTTTGCAAAAGGTGGAATGGGTGTTCAAGGAGATTTCACGATTATTGGTTATAGTTCAGATGAAGCCATGACAGATTTTTTAGCTGGAACCTCAACATTAACAGAGGGGCAAATGTTTGAAGAAGGAACTGAAGCGTTAGATTGTATTATTTCTGATGAATTAGCCACTTATAACAATTTAGTTGTTGGAGATACCATGACAGTTGTTAATCCGAATAATGAGGAAGAATCGTATACGTTATCCATTGTTGGAATTTATAACAACAGTCAATCGACTGCAACAAGTAGTGAAGTCATGCAAGGATTTTCTTCAGCAAATGATCCCGCAAACCGTATTTACATGAGCTATCATGCTGTTGAATTAATTTCAGAAGCTTCTTCACAAACAGCTGTTATTTCAACCGATGAAACAACAGGAATGGAAACGACAACAGCGATTCCATCTCAAGTTTCAGGAACTTATGTGTTTGCAGATGTTGAAAG of the Turicibacter sp. TJ11 genome contains:
- a CDS encoding LysR family transcriptional regulator codes for the protein MELRTLKYFLTVAKEENISKAANVLHLTQPTLSRQLMDLENELGIKLFIRGNRKVQLTDEGKLLCKRAEEIMTLVDKTEQELNHSDTIINGDIYIGGGETDAIRLIAKTAQHLQRKYPNIKYHIFSGNADDVTERLDKGLLDFGILIEPTDLTI
- a CDS encoding ParA family protein produces the protein MKKAKIISIINYKGGVGKTVSAFNIAAGLNFLNQNKVLLIDLDPQCSLSRACMRAYTNSYQRSGISNLTEVETINHVFRTNLNEDIIDFNYKIDLNKLIKKDFYTGNHLKLKGCDFIPASMYMATTKGYIRGLDELEGDIRCKYSYDSHAQLKQTTILSRFIKEYELETQYDFIIFDCPPSNNIITQNALLVSDYYLVPAVMDDMGSQGVDHVTNIIENTFINSILNEYETMIQLSPDSSYLSLLKKGRPQLLGIFETLKKSGSNTDSAREKLNKKYSNKLFNSIIYNQIDVSRAIDMGECCFTSSNNKLKNATNVSYGSLVFEILDRLGIKKSPNARNITDVL
- a CDS encoding potassium/proton antiporter, with amino-acid sequence MTLTLLIFAVILIICILLSKITHKLGVPSLLLFILLGMLMGSDGVFKVYFNNYHLTEQVCTITLIFIIFYGGFGTNWKMAKPVLKPALLLSTLGVILTAVITGLFCHFVLQLDWIESLLIGSVISSTDAASVFSILRSKKLNLKNGTASLLELESGSNDPVAYMLTLILIDLMNESAQLSEIPFLLLAQVGYGTVFGIVIGLGTSLILKKINFMVDGLETIFVLAIAILSFALPTLMGGNGYLATYLTGIIIGNHSISNKVTLVHFFDGLTGLAQILIFFILGLLSFPSQMSSILLPSFGIFIWLTFIARPLAIFFLLPSCKYTIPQKLLLSWSGLRGAASIVFAILVVLNTNETSYDIFHISFCICLMSVAVQGTLLPTVARKLNMIDDNDNVLKTFTDYQEEEHLPLIKILITTSHSWANQKIHDLHLNDTLILMLRRNEQTLIPNGNTLILPGDEVVISGTSYEENPDLTLTEIYVDHQTHPWLGKTLKDLNLPSQSLIILIKRQDGTNITPKGETTIQLHDTVILTCETCDQCVINL
- a CDS encoding LysR family transcriptional regulator substrate-binding protein gives rise to the protein MRKDSNLASKQTIKPKDLKHIPLIISRQSLVDEAISNWLTESSKNLNIIATYNLIFNASLMVEEGMGYALCLDKLVNTTGDCQLCFKPLFPPLESKLSVVWKKNQVLSKASQKFLQALKNDFSLITNHQKS
- a CDS encoding ABC transporter permease, yielding MYLLKNAWKSLTRSVGRNILIGLIVLVISVSCCIGLSIRQAAEQAREQTLESLSVTAQITVDRQSMMQQSMMGEGGFDKSQMMSIPNLTIEEMQTYAKASTVKSFYYTATISLNGTDEVEAISNSTSTADSNMIQGEGMQMPQMESGKGGGFAKGGMGVQGDFTIIGYSSDEAMTDFLAGTSTLTEGQMFEEGTEALDCIISDELATYNNLVVGDTMTVVNPNNEEESYTLSIVGIYNNSQSTATSSEVMQGFSSANDPANRIYMSYHAVELISEASSQTAVISTDETTGMETTTAIPSQVSGTYVFADVESYYAFEDEVRELGLDETYTVSSADLTRYEQSLLPLENLSQMAGYFLAVVFGIGAIILVVLNIFNVRERKYEIGVLTAIGMKKSKVAAQFLVESFVITIIALLIGAGIGAVSSVPVTNTLLASQIEAQSHQMMQAESSFGRPTGNKEMIGGKGQPMANIDYISSVTSATDFTVLMQLLGIGMILTLAASAVSIIFIMRYEPLKILSNRD
- a CDS encoding polysaccharide biosynthesis protein; translated protein: MSQNFIKGAMILSLSLFLTKILGIVYTIPFKALVGEQGQTLYGYAYTLYSLFISLSTLGIPVGMAKFVSKYQASGEYDTARKTFRYCVLAMIVLGFIGFLMMYFFAPIYVNYILTNATSLLNDPNEIKALVQDGPDIVHMIQVCSIALTVIPVMSIFRGFFQGNRNMIPTSISQLLEQVVRVMIILIGSFWIIKIKNRSYQEAVSLSVFAAFLSGMASFACLMYYWQKELPKYNELLLQSVPHPKRKLNTLVSEVIYCSVPFAFLGLATSLYQNVDTLHFHQLLTKSGMAVTTQKSYYGMYMTELAKLIMIPVSFALAFGQPLVPELTNYYQQNKHQTVGKTIQLALRLTLFITLPAVIGISLLSHSVYLLLYPSTQELNILGGQLFQVGAWLGILYALYSIVCSILQGMNLQKKGIIYLFISILIKFIFNQLLVPFFGINGFIYSTMIAYGTWIYLSYLQIKKHSTFKLKNLMINSIPILLSCLLMSISVILIKYKLASFALSDRLYAFTEIAICGILGALIYFISNYLLTLIIKKIKKGILR
- a CDS encoding type II CAAX prenyl endopeptidase Rce1 family protein; the protein is MGIKEKMVTMPLIKHPMLYFFMVMGFLSILTTPILSFTSRPDLVLLVYLGLFLLFSVTVGFEEIGPFYNKSSGIINLIGMTGTVYITCILVENLTGYFLAANDPQLLDQYSYELSWQYVLNHFSRYCLVGIGEELFKFCVFLFVYWFGVKISGKKLISCIISVLLTSLLFGLLHVNYNYSQWLNITLIIGMSSVVYFYFLFKYQTILPLMIAHGLQDFIVSLELTQELEGIHFQFLMLLIGVWLISRFGFGMKIKMQR
- a CDS encoding iron-containing alcohol dehydrogenase translates to MGYQFFTPTRVLFGVGTLGQLHEQTMPGKKALLIISNGKSAIENGYLSRTEAELQKAGVEWVIFNQVEANPLKSTVMAGANVARENECDFIVALGGGSVMDASKAIATMATNSGDVWDYISGGTGKGQPIKVDPLPIICITTTAGTGSEVDQWGVITNDKTNEKIGFGGDDRLFPVLAIVDPELMLSVPPKYTAYQGFDALFHSTEVYISKFANEMSDMIALKAIENVAKYLVRAVKNGNDLEARTGMAFANTLSGHAMVVSVTTAEHSLEHAMSAYHPNLPHGAGLIMISKAFYEFFIEKHACDERFIQMAQAMGMKDANKPEDFITALVNLQKQCGVDQLKMSDYGITPDEFDTLATNARETMGGLFAANPCEMTHEDCVSVFEKSYS
- a CDS encoding sugar O-acetyltransferase, whose product is MTLDEFLVHVNEKKPLIGGSEIHEFMVKMSQEARKITTELNTSYHEPEEICNLFSKLTGKTIDSSFMMFPPFYTDFGKNITIGKSVFINSSCHFQDQGGIVIGDYTQIGHNVILATLNHDLRPEHRGTTIPAPIVIGENVWIGAHATVIPGVTIGNNAVIAAGAVVTKDVPENAVVGGNPARIIKMIEAK